The Streptomyces nitrosporeus genome includes a window with the following:
- a CDS encoding extracellular solute-binding protein: protein MHPPHLSRRRALAGGAGALAAAGALGSLTGCAAPATAAGPGQTLLRFWHLFGGGDGVNMQGMLEEFRAAHPSIALEATTLQWGAPYYTKLGMAGAGGRAPELAVLHLARLAGFAPGRLLDPFDLGLLAEHGVQEEHFPPDIWRRGQAGGRQYAVPLDTHPFVLYYQTEICEKAGLMSGGSLRPVNGAGEFADALRAVKKATGRPGLVTETFGADCITPWRLFSTFYSQTGGAVLSPDGRRLALDDTKALRVLEYLTSLVEEGLMVRRADYPACVSIFNEGKTAFHLNGEWEITTYRNAKIPFSMTRVPALFGSASAQADCHTFVLPHQAGRGGAPDEAAHAFVAWMLRNSVAWAEGGHVPAYLPVLGTPEYLALKPQSEYRDVIDDVALDEPAWFAGSASRMWIELGAVLSGALTGSRTPRGALDEVKARLRTLLDTRNPLPGAAS, encoded by the coding sequence ATGCATCCACCCCACCTCAGCCGTCGCCGCGCCCTCGCGGGCGGCGCGGGCGCCCTGGCCGCCGCCGGAGCCCTCGGCTCCCTGACGGGATGCGCCGCACCCGCGACCGCCGCCGGCCCGGGGCAGACGCTGCTGCGGTTCTGGCACCTGTTCGGCGGCGGTGACGGTGTCAACATGCAGGGCATGCTGGAGGAGTTCCGGGCCGCACACCCCTCCATCGCCCTGGAGGCCACCACCCTCCAGTGGGGCGCCCCCTACTACACCAAGCTGGGCATGGCGGGAGCGGGCGGCCGGGCCCCCGAACTCGCCGTCCTGCACCTGGCCCGCCTCGCCGGCTTCGCCCCCGGCCGGCTCCTGGACCCGTTCGACCTCGGCCTGCTGGCCGAACACGGCGTCCAGGAGGAGCACTTCCCGCCGGACATCTGGCGCCGCGGCCAGGCCGGGGGCCGGCAGTACGCCGTCCCGCTCGACACCCACCCCTTCGTCCTCTACTACCAGACCGAGATCTGCGAGAAGGCCGGACTCATGTCCGGCGGGTCGCTCAGGCCGGTCAACGGGGCCGGGGAGTTCGCCGACGCCCTGCGCGCCGTCAAGAAGGCGACCGGCCGGCCCGGTCTGGTCACCGAGACCTTCGGGGCGGACTGCATCACCCCCTGGCGCCTCTTCTCCACCTTCTACTCGCAGACCGGAGGCGCCGTGCTGTCCCCCGACGGCAGACGCCTGGCGCTCGACGACACCAAGGCGCTGCGGGTGCTGGAGTACCTGACCTCCCTCGTCGAGGAGGGGCTGATGGTGCGCCGTGCCGACTACCCGGCCTGCGTGAGCATCTTCAACGAGGGGAAGACCGCCTTCCACCTCAACGGCGAGTGGGAGATCACCACGTACCGGAACGCGAAGATCCCCTTCTCCATGACCCGGGTGCCCGCCCTCTTCGGCAGCGCCTCCGCACAGGCCGACTGCCACACCTTCGTCCTGCCGCACCAGGCCGGCCGCGGCGGCGCCCCGGACGAGGCCGCCCACGCCTTCGTCGCCTGGATGCTCCGCAACTCCGTGGCCTGGGCCGAGGGCGGCCACGTCCCCGCCTACCTCCCGGTCCTCGGCACGCCGGAGTACCTCGCGCTCAAGCCGCAGTCCGAATACCGCGACGTGATCGACGACGTCGCCCTCGACGAACCCGCCTGGTTCGCCGGCTCCGCGTCCCGGATGTGGATCGAACTCGGCGCCGTCCTCTCCGGCGCCCTCACCGGCTCCCGGACCCCGCGCGGCGCCCTGGACGAGGTCAAGGCACGCCTGCGCACCCTCCTCGACACCCGCAATCCCCTTCCGGGAGCCGCGTCATGA
- a CDS encoding carbohydrate ABC transporter permease, producing MSGSATVTSRPAPAKTPTGTSASRRRTWTPGRIVLLAVALVLTALWLLPLAWALATSLKPEAETATTPLEWIGSRVTFEAYSKVWESGDVTRWLMNSAYISVMTTVLTVLTCAMAAYGFTRTDFRGRRLLYALVLAGIMVPPQVLIAPLFREMVQLGLVDTYWGVILPQVAVPAMVFILVKFFEGVPRELEEAAFVDGAGRWRVFWTIVMPLSRPVLAAVAIFTFISTWNNFLWPFLVTTDPNGMTLPVGLANVQSSFGVRYAQIMASLVIAGLPLLLVFALFQRQIVRGIAHTGLAGQ from the coding sequence GTGAGCGGTTCCGCCACCGTCACCAGCCGCCCCGCCCCCGCGAAGACCCCCACGGGGACGTCGGCGAGCCGCCGCCGGACCTGGACACCCGGCAGGATCGTCCTCCTCGCCGTCGCGCTCGTCCTCACCGCGCTCTGGCTCCTCCCGCTCGCCTGGGCCCTCGCCACATCCCTGAAACCGGAGGCCGAGACCGCGACGACCCCGCTGGAATGGATCGGCTCCCGCGTCACCTTCGAGGCGTACTCCAAGGTCTGGGAGTCCGGAGACGTCACACGCTGGCTGATGAACTCGGCGTACATCTCCGTGATGACCACCGTGCTGACCGTGCTGACCTGCGCGATGGCCGCCTACGGCTTCACCCGCACCGACTTCCGGGGCCGCCGGCTGCTCTACGCGCTGGTGCTGGCGGGGATCATGGTGCCCCCGCAGGTCCTGATCGCACCGCTGTTCCGCGAGATGGTCCAGCTCGGACTCGTCGACACCTACTGGGGCGTCATCCTTCCGCAGGTGGCCGTGCCCGCCATGGTGTTCATCCTGGTGAAGTTCTTCGAGGGCGTGCCCAGGGAACTGGAGGAGGCGGCCTTCGTCGACGGCGCCGGGCGGTGGCGGGTGTTCTGGACGATCGTCATGCCGCTGTCCCGCCCCGTGCTGGCGGCGGTGGCGATCTTCACCTTCATCTCCACCTGGAACAACTTCCTCTGGCCGTTCCTCGTCACCACCGACCCGAACGGCATGACGCTGCCGGTCGGCCTGGCCAACGTCCAGTCCTCCTTCGGCGTGCGCTACGCGCAGATCATGGCGTCCCTGGTGATCGCCGGGCTGCCGCTCCTGCTGGTCTTCGCCCTCTTCCAGCGGCAGATCGTGCGCGGTATCGCCCACACCGGCCTGGCCGGCCAGTGA
- a CDS encoding carbohydrate ABC transporter permease: MTTTAMAPVPAGERTGGGRPPAARTVRRAWTEHGLVFVAPFLLVYALFLVWPLISGVGMSLTSENITGAGGEFIGLDNYAEAIRDPEVWSSLWNTVWFTVLSTVPLVVAGLGLALLAHHLRAVQWLWRLSWFAPYLLPSGVVCLLFLYMIYPSDFGLADQLLASVGLEPGIGWLGDERYAMLSVVATTVWWTVGFNFLLYLAALQAIPAHLYEAAELDGAGAWHRLRHITLPLLRRTTGLVLVLQVLASLKIFDQVYLMTGGGPDDSTRPILQYVYQQGFTGYRMGYASAVSYIFFALILTVSLVQPLLSRRRAEEAAK; encoded by the coding sequence ATGACCACCACCGCCATGGCCCCCGTCCCCGCCGGGGAACGCACCGGAGGAGGCCGGCCGCCGGCCGCCCGCACCGTCCGCCGTGCGTGGACCGAACACGGACTGGTCTTCGTCGCGCCCTTCCTGCTCGTCTACGCGCTCTTCCTGGTCTGGCCGCTGATCTCCGGCGTCGGGATGAGCCTGACCAGCGAGAACATCACCGGCGCCGGCGGGGAGTTCATCGGCCTCGACAACTACGCCGAGGCGATACGCGACCCCGAGGTGTGGTCCTCGCTCTGGAACACCGTCTGGTTCACCGTCCTGTCCACCGTCCCGCTCGTCGTCGCCGGACTCGGACTCGCCCTGCTCGCCCACCACCTGCGCGCGGTGCAGTGGCTGTGGCGGCTCAGCTGGTTCGCCCCGTACCTGCTGCCGTCCGGGGTCGTCTGCCTGCTCTTCCTCTACATGATCTACCCCTCCGACTTCGGCCTCGCCGACCAGCTGCTCGCCTCCGTCGGACTCGAACCCGGCATCGGCTGGCTCGGCGACGAGCGGTACGCGATGCTCTCCGTCGTCGCGACCACCGTCTGGTGGACCGTCGGCTTCAACTTCCTGCTCTACCTCGCCGCCCTCCAGGCCATCCCCGCCCACCTCTACGAGGCCGCGGAACTGGACGGCGCGGGGGCCTGGCACCGGCTGCGCCACATCACCCTGCCGCTGCTGCGCCGCACCACCGGACTGGTGCTGGTCCTCCAGGTACTGGCCTCCCTGAAGATCTTCGACCAGGTCTACCTGATGACCGGCGGCGGCCCCGACGACTCCACCCGGCCCATCCTCCAGTACGTCTACCAGCAGGGGTTCACGGGCTACCGCATGGGCTACGCCTCGGCCGTCTCGTACATCTTCTTCGCCCTGATCCTGACCGTCTCCCTGGTACAGCCGCTGCTGTCCCGGCGCCGAGCTGAGGAGGCCGCGAAGTGA